CGAGGCAGGGTATAGAAATCAACATAAAAAACTGTACTCCATCTGGTGTATTTGTATTGAGTATTGCAACCTAAAAACTCTACACCTATATGTATATGTCAGCTAGCATACATAGGAAAACTGCATAACACTAAGCCTTTATGAGTCTCTGCattgaaacaatgccacacAATCTACTCAAGGCTTTAACAGAGCACCATGTTGCTATTAGTGTGTTTCCTCATCGCTGTTCCAGTAGTGCTCTACTGTTTCCATTGGTCCCTTTATGTAGAGATGGTTGAAGTCACAAGTAGGCACAGTGGGTGTCATCAACAACACTTAACGTGGAGATGAAATTGGAGATTTCCAGTCTTCCAATGGACAGAGCCAGCTCATGTAGCAGTACTGAGGAAGCCCTACAACCTCAGATCTTTGGGCAAGTCTCCGACCTGGAGCTCAAGTGCTTGTTCAGATTTGTATATTGCcagttatgttttcatttaaaatggcaGTTGTGGTGATGCTAGTTTGGATTTCAGGGACTTTAAGTCCCTGCTTTCCTGGTTTTCACTTGGTTTCTGAGGACAGCTGCTCCAGCAGGGGGTTGGCCTCGTTCTCTGGCGTTTTGACGCTGTCGGTCCTCACGATGCACGTGGGCCGATGGAGATTAAGCATCACCATTAGCTGCTGCCTCTCCAGACGGAGCTCTTCAATCTGGGCCTTCAGCTCAGAGTTCACCATTTCCAGACGCTCCGATTCCTGAACAAATATGTGCAATTATTAGTTTCCAATAGATAAATGAATACATTAGTATAAATCAGCTCCAAAttcttggagaaaaaaaaacactgttacaggTGAAACAGTTATGATTGtatgagcttgaagttcacttGAATGGCTAAAACATGAACAAGTGGTTCAGGATAACTTAAGTGCTGAGTCATGGACTCACCCTTTGAAGGAAGTCAGTGCGTTCCTTCTTTTTGTTTCGGCATCGCGCTGCTGCTACCTTGTTTTTCTCTCGTCTTCGTTTCCTcctttcttcatcttcatccctCTGCAATTACAAGATGTTCTTGATTAAAAATCAGCACTGtatcataaaatatatataaataacttgCTAATCTGAccactttaacttttttaatccaAATTCCACTTTGcctaataataacagaaaacataatACTAAAGAAACTCTTAAATGTACTAAATCTGCTGTTGCAATTGTACATTTTGATGAACACCTGTTATTATTacgttttaaataaactaaagtcAACACCATCTTGACTTGATGTGCATTTTTCACACCCTTCTTGTGCACTGTTTCctcttttcatctcttctcttttccttctCACCTCTGTTTTGATGGCCAGCGGCCTCTTCCCCAACCTCCCCAGGAAATGCAGCGGGGACAGCATGGAGCCCAGCTGGTGGAAGTCTGCCAGCTTCAGTTGATCGGTGAGTGTGGTGGCCGAGATGCCCGCCAGCGGGCCCAGGCTGGGCAGGGAACCCGCCGCCAGCGAAGGGTCAGGTATCTGTCCCGGCATCATGTCCAACCCGGCCACCACCGGCGCTGTGGGGTAAgagaaggacagagagagagaaaagaggaagagaggaaattaTTAGGATGAGAAGTTTAGGTCTAAAAAGTGCTGAATATGAAAGTTCACGGCAGTAGTTTTGGTTGTATGATAGAAAGTCACCGTTCTTAGAACTTTCTATTTCCTCTTTAGTATAAAGTTAAACCAAATGCCAGTggaaaaactgtgaaataatTCACTGAATTAATGGGATTATAGTTCTGtgaaattgacatttttatcaGTAAATAATAAGCTAACTTTAATAAGTTAACTTTATCTTCTCCTCTATATTGCGCATGGCGGTTCCCTCGCCAATCACCCGCCATGACCAGCCAAAAAACCTACAGGGAAAAGCTGTATCCTATTATATATTGTGacacgtcttttttttttattgtagttttcttctctctctaaATATGGGTTGCCATTTCCCAGAATGCAAGCAAAAGTTGACAGCTTTGACAGCTGTGTTATCTTCCTAGTCAGCAgctgatgaaaagaaaagccCAACACTGTCATCAGCTACACACTcatctctgcagcatcgcaAAGTGAGGCCAGGAAAGCGTTTACTATGATAACATAAACAGAGCGCCATCTTCCACATTAATGCTTCTGGTCATTTAGTGAGTTTTTGGACTTGAGTGCTCTTTTGATTTTTGTAAAAAGGATTCAAAGAAAATCAAAGGGTGGGTAACATTCATGCATTCAGCCACCACCCTCTTCCAACAGCTTAGGGTAGTTTGGAGGGTTTGACCACAGCAGTCTTTAATGTAATCAGGGAGGAATGAGAGAcggagaggagaaaaagaaaagcttgtgCAGAAATAATGGAATAGGCAGGAGAATTAAGACATCTCTCTAATGTGAGGCAGAGAGTTGGAAAACTTCTGAtggtcaaataaaaaacaaatgttaactGATGAGAACAGTGTAACCTGAACCAGCTCAACTCTGCCCAATCCTACAACCTCTGGAGACGCAAAATGAGAGTCCCGATAGAAAAAGCTGATAAAATCTTTTCTCTTATTGTCCTGTACTCATCTGGAAATGCAGTAAAATAGAACAAATGGCCAGTGGgtaaaaaggtaaaatgttcacattttctGAGCAAAAATATGGATCCAATTCATCTTTCACAAAACATCCACACACCTGAAACAACCGATACTTCAATAACTTAACCACACTGGCAGCAGATCGGATTACCAAGCAAACCCAAGGCTACGAGGAGTTTCAGGAAGCACACATGATATCAATGCAACTTTGACGTTAATAGTTTTATTCACATCTGCCTCCTgagctttcagctgcagctCAACCTCTACAGGTTTGGCACTAACTGAACAAAGCCCCTCTCATATAAAACCAACAAAGACGTGCATTGTGAGGTGCTGCAAAAAAACAGCTGACTTTGCCGGTGGGTGACTAGCTGACAGGCTGACTGTATTGAAAGTTAGAAGTTTTCCTTCTCTTCGTTTTTGGTAGGGCTGAAAGACTATGTCTATCACAAAGGCTATAAAggaggtaataaaaaaaaacaaggttatGTAACTCTATTCTAATGTACTCCACCCTGCTTATGGGCTGGTCTCAAATTGTTTTTACAGTTACACTAGAGTTTACTATAGTGCACGACCAGCTAAGTGAATCAATACTGAGGTGCAGCAGTGTTGCTCGTGTGCAAAGTCTTTGAGACATGTTATTTTTACTTCTGCCT
The sequence above is drawn from the Melanotaenia boesemani isolate fMelBoe1 chromosome 22, fMelBoe1.pri, whole genome shotgun sequence genome and encodes:
- the jdp2b gene encoding jun dimerization protein 2 — protein: MMPGQIPDPSLAAGSLPSLGPLAGISATTLTDQLKLADFHQLGSMLSPLHFLGRLGKRPLAIKTERDEDEERRKRRREKNKVAAARCRNKKKERTDFLQRESERLEMVNSELKAQIEELRLERQQLMVMLNLHRPTCIVRTDSVKTPENEANPLLEQLSSETK